A part of Lactobacillus sp. ESL0700 genomic DNA contains:
- a CDS encoding adenine phosphoribosyltransferase gives MENIFEERIASVNDFPNKGIVFRDITPILQDGELFRAATHKLAEYAKSRKADVIVGPEARGFIVGCPVATELGLGFVPARKPHKLPREVERASYDLEYGSNSLEMHKDAIKPGQRVVICDDLLATAGTLRACKQLIENLGGIVVGAAFYIELPDLKGKEKLPGLDIYSLVQYHGA, from the coding sequence ATGGAAAACATTTTTGAAGAACGGATTGCCAGTGTTAATGACTTTCCGAATAAAGGGATTGTCTTTCGGGATATTACCCCAATTTTGCAGGATGGCGAATTGTTTAGAGCAGCTACGCATAAGCTTGCAGAATACGCTAAGAGTAGAAAAGCAGATGTCATTGTCGGTCCTGAAGCTCGTGGGTTTATTGTGGGCTGTCCTGTTGCAACTGAATTAGGTTTAGGCTTTGTTCCTGCAAGAAAGCCTCATAAGTTGCCAAGAGAAGTCGAGAGAGCTTCATATGATTTGGAATATGGTTCTAACAGCTTGGAAATGCATAAGGATGCAATTAAGCCAGGTCAACGAGTAGTTATCTGTGATGACTTACTTGCAACAGCTGGAACCTTGCGTGCCTGCAAGCAGTTAATTGAAAATTTAGGTGGTATCGTAGTTGGTGCCGCATTTTATATTGAATTGCCTGATTTAAAGGGTAAGGAAAAGTTACCAGGACTTGATATTTATTCACTTGTCCAATATCATGGTGCTTAA
- a CDS encoding PTS system mannose/fructose/sorbose family transporter subunit IID, producing the protein MANSNSTEPQKLLSKHELNQIWYRWGFTHLSSMSYEKLQGHAWAYSYLPFARKYYKNDPEKKRRLLERHSMFYNTEPQTGQIINGIVASLEEQIALGNDVSEEMPVTIKATLMGPLAGIGDSIIQGIIVPILLSIGMSLAKGGSPIGPLFYIIAYGIIGPTISYIAFHSGYRLGVGAIDTIVGENSKRITDAFNILGVMVVGALAANTIVLKTIAKIPQGGKSAPLQGVLDGIFPGLLPLAMVILGWWLVSSKQMTATKVIIIMVVIVTLGCLVGLF; encoded by the coding sequence ATGGCAAATTCAAACAGTACTGAACCACAAAAATTACTGTCAAAGCATGAATTGAATCAAATTTGGTATCGTTGGGGCTTTACGCATTTGAGCTCGATGAGTTACGAAAAGCTGCAGGGTCATGCATGGGCATATTCATATTTACCATTTGCTCGTAAATATTATAAAAATGACCCTGAAAAGAAGCGCCGCCTTTTGGAACGGCACTCAATGTTTTATAATACTGAACCACAAACTGGACAAATAATTAACGGAATTGTTGCCTCACTTGAGGAACAAATTGCTCTTGGCAATGACGTTTCTGAAGAAATGCCTGTAACAATTAAAGCAACTTTGATGGGACCGTTAGCTGGTATTGGGGATTCAATTATTCAAGGTATTATTGTTCCTATTCTCTTATCTATTGGTATGAGTTTAGCTAAAGGTGGTAGTCCAATTGGGCCATTGTTCTATATCATTGCTTATGGCATTATTGGACCAACAATTTCATACATTGCGTTTCATAGTGGTTATCGTTTAGGTGTTGGTGCAATTGATACCATCGTGGGTGAAAATTCTAAACGAATCACTGATGCATTCAATATTTTGGGTGTGATGGTTGTTGGAGCTCTAGCGGCTAATACCATTGTTCTGAAGACAATTGCTAAAATACCTCAAGGTGGTAAATCAGCTCCATTGCAAGGCGTTTTGGATGGAATTTTCCCAGGATTATTGCCTCTAGCTATGGTTATTCTTGGTTGGTGGCTTGTTTCAAGCAAACAAATGACGGCAACCAAAGTTATCATTATTATGGTAGTAATCGTTACTTTGGGCTGTTTAGTAGGATTATTTTAA
- a CDS encoding transcriptional regulator GutM translates to MDSIQIFITVGLTAYIAQVLLGFQQIKNFGRIYSKLRLKGEVVIGKKSGKFFAGSIVIFSIDQQGTILDSWIMKGVTIFSRFKESYKYNNINLMGADLDRLLKTENWLIRKSVLNAKDNYLKVKNGEVEDLDQVPVNPLTIKIDLLKNKLKAITWREQK, encoded by the coding sequence ATGGATTCAATTCAAATTTTTATAACAGTTGGTTTAACAGCCTATATTGCTCAAGTGCTTTTAGGTTTTCAGCAAATAAAAAATTTCGGTCGAATTTATTCAAAATTAAGGCTAAAAGGAGAAGTAGTAATTGGTAAAAAGTCTGGCAAATTCTTTGCTGGTTCAATTGTGATTTTTTCTATTGATCAACAAGGAACTATTTTAGATAGCTGGATAATGAAAGGGGTGACGATCTTTTCTAGATTTAAAGAAAGCTATAAGTATAACAACATAAATTTAATGGGTGCCGATTTAGATAGGTTATTAAAGACAGAAAATTGGTTAATAAGAAAATCTGTTCTTAATGCAAAAGATAATTATTTAAAGGTTAAAAATGGTGAAGTCGAGGATCTAGACCAAGTGCCAGTGAATCCATTAACGATCAAGATTGATTTACTTAAAAACAAACTCAAAGCTATAACATGGAGGGAACAAAAATGA
- a CDS encoding PTS sugar transporter subunit IIB, with the protein MSISVVRVDDRVIHGQTMTRWTKARPVDGILVVGDNIAHDKLRRKVLKAAANELKVGIYTVAEAGEKIAKGIESKKKFFLISDSPQTFAKLVDLGVDFGKVLNVGPMNTRPGTKVLGRTVALDQNDYDAFEDIARHGVEIQFQLLPDDEPKSWTTMKKKYDEMK; encoded by the coding sequence ATGAGTATTTCAGTAGTAAGAGTTGACGATCGTGTAATCCATGGTCAAACAATGACCAGATGGACTAAGGCACGTCCAGTAGATGGTATTTTAGTTGTTGGTGATAATATTGCACATGACAAGCTGCGTAGAAAGGTTCTTAAAGCTGCAGCCAATGAGTTAAAAGTCGGAATTTACACTGTTGCAGAAGCAGGTGAAAAAATTGCAAAGGGAATTGAATCTAAAAAGAAATTCTTTTTAATAAGTGACTCACCACAGACATTTGCTAAATTGGTTGATCTAGGTGTTGATTTCGGTAAGGTACTTAATGTTGGTCCAATGAACACTAGACCTGGGACTAAGGTATTAGGAAGAACAGTTGCTTTAGATCAAAATGATTACGATGCCTTTGAAGATATTGCAAGGCATGGTGTTGAGATTCAATTCCAGCTTCTGCCAGATGATGAGCCTAAATCATGGACAACGATGAAGAAAAAATATGATGAAATGAAATAG
- a CDS encoding PRD domain-containing protein: MINRYELIIQQLMINKQIDLQKLRKIAKTSLKTLRDEISELNSLFKGSAKIVENNNEVKLKIYDFEVFNKLAFEDLKTNSDFNSFKKRKAYLLKRLIEEDDFLFISDIANEMDISIALMNKDIKLIKRSLNKYDVKIRGIPNRGIKIYGSEFNLRCVYLYEVYDYFKFKPLSNDILQSIQELSNSVNLEYQDVNLLKKVVQITFLRIKAKQDLTKQISHYRNIFENRSWFVDFINSLEQEYDIKLSKFEQDFLSFPFNISNNQGIVLNNADDTFLRQCFSRMLAKCESNFMIEINETSLYQKIKIHLWGLINRTVFYLDRTDIFNGEIKTKYPFAYEMAKVSLTELEEILNRKIDKTEDSYLAIYFELMLENNSETTKKDSIAVVTNTGRGISLLVKKQIQKMLGDEIEVLQLTVSQYTQDDKSKFCAIFTTVPLQNVPSDIPYVFINNLLDVRNFNNILSQIQRSKKLIIDDFLLDYYEYDDQIDYLGNLKIMLKNLEQHNLVDSEFAKKIIEKEQVTPSFMVPGVAFPHHINKKSSRIVLCFSKAKNIDQQSGCTFLLGVPEKLSKNKEDSLITLYEKIFKMSVSLNALTRIQLINNKQTLIDFLKYLFSL; the protein is encoded by the coding sequence GTGATTAATCGATATGAATTAATTATTCAACAGTTAATGATTAACAAGCAAATTGATTTACAAAAATTAAGAAAAATAGCAAAAACAAGTTTAAAGACGCTAAGAGATGAAATAAGTGAATTAAACAGTTTATTTAAGGGTTCGGCTAAAATTGTTGAAAATAATAATGAAGTAAAGCTGAAAATATATGATTTCGAAGTGTTTAATAAATTAGCTTTTGAGGACTTAAAGACCAATAGCGACTTTAATTCATTTAAAAAAAGAAAAGCTTATTTATTGAAAAGATTGATTGAAGAAGATGACTTCTTATTTATTTCTGATATTGCAAATGAGATGGACATTAGCATAGCTTTGATGAATAAAGATATTAAATTGATCAAGCGATCTTTAAATAAATATGATGTAAAAATTCGCGGAATTCCTAATCGTGGAATAAAAATTTACGGTTCTGAATTTAATTTAAGATGTGTTTACTTATATGAGGTATATGACTATTTCAAGTTCAAACCTCTAAGCAATGATATTTTGCAGAGCATTCAGGAATTGAGTAATTCAGTTAATCTGGAATATCAAGATGTTAATTTGCTTAAAAAAGTTGTTCAGATTACTTTTTTGAGAATAAAAGCGAAACAAGATTTAACTAAGCAAATCTCTCATTATCGCAATATTTTTGAAAATCGTTCTTGGTTTGTAGATTTTATTAATAGTTTAGAGCAAGAATATGATATTAAATTAAGCAAATTCGAACAAGATTTTTTAAGTTTTCCTTTTAATATTAGTAATAATCAAGGAATTGTGCTTAACAATGCTGATGATACTTTTTTAAGGCAGTGCTTTTCTCGCATGCTTGCTAAATGTGAGAGTAATTTTATGATCGAAATCAATGAAACTAGTTTATATCAGAAGATAAAAATTCATCTTTGGGGACTAATTAATCGAACAGTTTTTTATCTTGACCGAACGGATATTTTTAATGGTGAAATTAAAACTAAATATCCTTTTGCTTATGAAATGGCCAAAGTAAGTTTGACTGAACTTGAGGAAATTTTAAATAGAAAAATTGATAAAACCGAAGATAGTTACTTGGCTATTTATTTTGAATTAATGCTAGAAAATAATAGTGAAACGACAAAAAAAGACAGTATAGCTGTAGTAACTAATACCGGTAGAGGAATTTCTCTGTTAGTAAAAAAACAAATTCAAAAAATGCTTGGTGATGAAATAGAAGTATTGCAATTAACTGTTTCGCAGTATACACAAGATGATAAAAGTAAATTTTGTGCAATTTTTACTACTGTTCCGTTGCAAAACGTACCTTCAGATATTCCGTATGTATTTATAAACAACTTGTTAGATGTACGTAATTTTAATAATATTTTGAGTCAAATTCAACGTAGCAAGAAGTTAATAATTGATGATTTTCTATTGGATTATTATGAATATGATGATCAAATCGATTATTTAGGTAATCTGAAAATCATGTTGAAGAATTTGGAACAACACAATTTGGTTGATTCTGAATTTGCTAAAAAAATCATTGAAAAGGAACAAGTGACACCGTCTTTTATGGTACCAGGAGTGGCATTTCCACATCATATCAATAAAAAGAGTTCAAGAATTGTATTGTGTTTTTCTAAAGCTAAAAATATTGATCAGCAATCTGGTTGTACTTTTTTATTAGGTGTGCCTGAAAAATTGAGTAAAAACAAGGAAGATAGCCTAATTACACTTTACGAAAAAATTTTCAAGATGTCAGTTTCGTTGAATGCTTTAACGAGGATTCAATTAATAAATAATAAACAGACATTAATCGATTTTTTGAAATATTTATTTTCATTATGA
- a CDS encoding GntR family transcriptional regulator yields MTKAGQPKYKLIEDDLLKKIQTGVYKQNTLIPREVELAENYHVSRPTVRQAISKLVNKGYLERRRKRGTIVRQAKIEQEFTHVIESYSTEMNTKGIYPKTNLLYFQVQQANSEVSENLRIPLNAPVFKLTRLRYADQKPIVLVTTYVPEERVPELINYDFVKDSLYSTLEKYQLKVTHVIRKLEVLEADETTANLLNIPNNKPIFYFHTQGLTSDEKPIEYSIAKYRGDLNSFIIDVRR; encoded by the coding sequence GTGACAAAAGCAGGACAACCTAAATATAAATTAATTGAAGACGATCTACTAAAGAAAATACAAACTGGTGTCTACAAACAAAACACACTGATTCCGCGGGAAGTAGAACTTGCAGAAAACTATCATGTTAGTCGACCGACCGTGCGGCAAGCAATTTCTAAGCTAGTCAACAAAGGCTATTTAGAACGCCGACGCAAGCGCGGAACGATCGTTAGGCAAGCAAAAATCGAGCAGGAATTTACGCACGTAATTGAAAGTTACAGCACAGAAATGAATACAAAAGGTATTTACCCTAAGACAAACCTGCTTTACTTTCAAGTCCAACAAGCTAACTCCGAAGTAAGTGAGAACCTAAGAATCCCATTGAATGCACCAGTTTTTAAGCTGACACGATTACGTTATGCTGATCAGAAGCCAATCGTTTTAGTTACTACTTATGTTCCGGAAGAAAGAGTGCCTGAGTTAATCAACTACGACTTTGTTAAGGATTCTCTTTACAGTACTTTGGAAAAGTACCAATTAAAAGTAACGCATGTTATCAGGAAGTTGGAAGTTTTAGAAGCTGACGAAACTACGGCCAATCTACTTAATATTCCAAATAACAAGCCAATTTTTTATTTTCACACCCAAGGCCTTACTAGTGACGAAAAGCCAATCGAATATTCAATTGCCAAGTATCGCGGCGACCTTAATTCATTCATTATTGATGTTCGCAGATAA
- a CDS encoding PTS sugar transporter subunit IIC, giving the protein MNSLFFPALLTGIFCYLGAIETPWLFGMSGGFYIVGRPLVAGLLVGLAFGDIKNGILCGLAVQAVFIANLSTGGATNSEITYAAYGGIGLAMATTKNPAIAVTLAILIGQTFGLIFYNGRMALYSFWNTRAEKAAHENNDRGIVLNHLVYPQITTFLLRAVPVFLAIYFGKGLVNWLISSIPEIVTHIIQVLGGVLPALGIAMLMSIVIKSKPHFIFFLAGFVLLAFAKLSMIAIVFIAALVAYLYYLASGKNTVSAAGSTVGDNDQTVNTDDEYEDEDLF; this is encoded by the coding sequence ATGAATAGTTTGTTTTTTCCAGCTCTTTTAACAGGAATTTTTTGCTATTTAGGGGCAATTGAAACACCTTGGCTATTTGGTATGTCAGGTGGCTTCTACATTGTAGGTAGACCTTTAGTTGCTGGACTATTGGTAGGTCTTGCTTTTGGTGATATTAAAAACGGTATTTTATGTGGTTTAGCTGTTCAGGCTGTGTTTATAGCTAACCTTTCAACCGGTGGTGCTACTAATAGCGAGATTACTTATGCGGCATATGGTGGTATCGGGTTAGCAATGGCGACTACCAAAAATCCAGCAATTGCGGTAACTTTAGCAATTTTAATTGGACAAACTTTTGGCCTAATCTTTTACAACGGACGTATGGCTCTCTATTCTTTCTGGAACACTAGAGCAGAAAAAGCAGCCCATGAAAACAACGATCGCGGTATTGTCTTAAACCATTTGGTATATCCACAAATTACTACTTTTCTTTTACGTGCTGTACCAGTATTTTTAGCAATTTACTTTGGTAAAGGACTAGTTAACTGGCTGATTAGTAGTATTCCTGAAATCGTAACTCATATTATTCAAGTTCTAGGTGGCGTTTTACCAGCTCTTGGTATTGCTATGCTGATGAGCATAGTTATTAAAAGTAAACCACATTTCATCTTTTTCCTTGCTGGGTTCGTTCTACTAGCTTTTGCAAAATTAAGTATGATTGCGATTGTCTTTATTGCAGCGTTAGTGGCATATCTGTACTATCTTGCATCAGGTAAAAATACTGTCTCTGCCGCAGGCTCAACTGTGGGTGATAATGATCAAACGGTTAATACAGATGATGAGTATGAAGACGAGGATCTATTCTAA
- a CDS encoding coenzyme F420-0:L-glutamate ligase, with product MIEINGLQGVPMIENTCNIGEIFVETIKKQKFEIYDGDVICVASKICSIAEGNIVKLDEITPSIVAKKIHEKIPRKDSRLIQVIINQTQSPDGRCLEVEDNYIGAWLPNGLYLTSAGVDKGKDGYAIVLPNDCDKTAKNISDTFYLQLGVRVSVIITDSDGRIDKKGANQVAVGLYGINGLRIDKENKTVETLCDLLASAAGLVMGQRGTNIPLVAIHGLKYEKSSDSSIKDALN from the coding sequence ATGATTGAAATAAATGGTTTGCAGGGTGTCCCGATGATCGAAAACACGTGTAATATAGGAGAAATTTTTGTTGAAACAATAAAAAAACAAAAGTTTGAAATTTATGATGGTGATGTTATATGCGTGGCGTCCAAAATTTGTTCCATTGCCGAAGGAAATATAGTTAAATTGGATGAAATAACCCCTTCAATAGTTGCTAAAAAAATACATGAGAAGATACCTAGAAAGGATTCAAGATTAATCCAAGTAATTATTAATCAAACTCAAAGTCCTGATGGTAGATGTTTGGAAGTAGAAGATAATTATATTGGTGCTTGGCTGCCCAATGGTTTATATCTTACAAGTGCAGGGGTTGATAAAGGAAAAGATGGATATGCGATTGTACTACCTAATGATTGTGATAAAACCGCAAAAAATATAAGTGATACTTTTTATTTACAACTAGGAGTGAGAGTTAGCGTAATTATTACAGACAGTGACGGCAGAATTGATAAAAAGGGAGCTAACCAAGTTGCTGTGGGTTTATATGGTATAAATGGCTTAAGAATTGATAAGGAAAATAAGACCGTTGAAACCTTATGCGATTTGCTGGCAAGTGCGGCAGGACTAGTAATGGGACAAAGAGGGACAAATATTCCTTTAGTAGCAATTCATGGGTTGAAATATGAAAAATCTTCTGATTCGAGTATTAAAGATGCATTGAATTAA
- a CDS encoding PTS N'-diacetylchitobiose transporter subunit IIA: MLIKIDIDLKIAIPYNYIVKIICNYKMEMKLVKVLLTSHGNLAEGILSGFEFIAGKSSKILTLELDNDGIDKYRSRLNALLDQQKGPVLILADLKGGTPYNESYKYYLEHPEKVSLISGLNLPMLLELIPQLTSQTTLEEATEIVLKAGTEGIIKAEDIQDDNDDLF; this comes from the coding sequence ATGCTTATAAAAATAGATATTGACTTAAAGATAGCGATTCCATATAATTACATTGTAAAAATAATATGTAATTACAAAATGGAGATGAAGCTAGTGAAAGTTCTTTTGACATCACATGGTAACTTAGCTGAAGGTATTTTATCAGGCTTTGAATTTATTGCTGGTAAAAGTTCAAAAATTTTAACTTTAGAATTGGATAATGATGGCATTGATAAATATCGTAGCAGGTTAAATGCATTATTAGATCAGCAAAAGGGACCAGTTTTGATTTTGGCTGATTTGAAAGGAGGAACACCTTATAACGAATCATATAAATATTATTTAGAACATCCAGAAAAGGTTAGTTTAATTAGTGGATTAAATTTACCAATGTTACTTGAATTAATCCCTCAGCTTACAAGTCAAACAACACTTGAAGAAGCAACAGAAATTGTTTTAAAAGCTGGTACAGAAGGAATTATAAAAGCAGAAGATATTCAAGATGATAATGACGACCTTTTTTAG
- the deoC gene encoding deoxyribose-phosphate aldolase translates to MKYTIDDFARLIDHTNLHPYATQEDMKKLCDEAKKYHFKMVAINQVQSEYCAKQLAGTDIDTGAAISFPLGQTTVASKVFDTENAIENGANEIDYVVNLTKVRDHDWDYIEDEMKQIVAACHEKNIPCKVIFETCFLTKDEIKQLALIAKKVEPDFVKTSTGFGTAGAKVEDVKLMKENVGPNVKVKAAGGIRNTDDFLAMIAAGAQRIGTSSGVKIIETLKKRFEDDNITSLDI, encoded by the coding sequence ATGAAATATACAATTGATGACTTTGCCCGCTTAATTGACCATACGAATTTACATCCGTATGCAACTCAAGAAGATATGAAGAAACTCTGTGACGAAGCAAAAAAGTATCATTTTAAAATGGTGGCAATTAATCAAGTTCAATCAGAATATTGCGCTAAGCAACTTGCAGGAACAGACATTGATACTGGAGCAGCAATTAGTTTCCCTTTAGGACAAACAACTGTGGCTTCAAAGGTTTTTGATACTGAAAATGCAATCGAAAATGGTGCTAACGAAATTGATTACGTAGTAAATTTAACTAAAGTACGTGACCATGATTGGGACTACATTGAAGACGAAATGAAGCAAATTGTTGCTGCATGCCATGAAAAGAATATTCCGTGCAAAGTAATTTTTGAAACCTGCTTTCTCACCAAAGATGAAATTAAGCAATTAGCTTTAATTGCCAAAAAAGTTGAACCTGACTTTGTTAAGACTTCTACTGGCTTTGGGACTGCTGGTGCTAAAGTTGAAGATGTTAAGTTAATGAAGGAAAATGTTGGCCCTAATGTTAAAGTTAAGGCAGCTGGTGGTATTCGTAACACCGATGACTTTTTAGCGATGATTGCCGCAGGTGCACAGCGAATCGGGACTAGCTCTGGTGTCAAAATCATTGAAACTTTGAAAAAACGCTTTGAAGATGACAACATTACTTCGCTAGATATTTAA
- a CDS encoding GNAT family N-acetyltransferase, translating to MQLRRATMTDFDQIMAILKDGANQLAESGVNQWQGEYPSPDQIKEDIENGWAYLAVSDDEETVGAISIVTPPDHSYDKLNGDWLIQTDNYVVIHRVAIHSKHAGNGYATKLLQAVIENIRDNHPEVDSIRIDTHEDNKAMQHLIDKMGFKQVGTLHGVYRADETSYVYELVR from the coding sequence TTGCAATTAAGAAGAGCAACAATGACCGACTTTGATCAAATTATGGCGATTTTAAAAGATGGCGCTAACCAATTGGCAGAAAGTGGCGTCAATCAATGGCAGGGTGAGTATCCATCACCTGATCAAATTAAGGAAGATATTGAAAATGGTTGGGCATACCTAGCTGTTTCTGATGATGAGGAAACCGTTGGTGCAATTTCGATCGTTACACCGCCCGATCATTCATACGATAAATTGAATGGTGACTGGTTAATACAAACAGATAATTATGTGGTTATTCATCGGGTCGCAATTCATTCTAAACACGCTGGTAATGGTTATGCGACTAAGCTGTTGCAAGCTGTCATTGAAAATATTCGGGATAATCATCCTGAGGTTGATTCAATTAGAATTGATACGCATGAAGACAATAAGGCAATGCAACATTTGATTGATAAAATGGGCTTTAAGCAAGTGGGAACTTTACACGGTGTTTACCGTGCTGATGAAACCTCGTACGTTTATGAACTAGTTCGTTAA
- a CDS encoding HAD-IC family P-type ATPase — MSEKITGLSQAEADKLLKEKGLNEVPEPQFNFFKEFLSKLWNLSAWILEAALLLECILGKWIQSLFVLLMLLFAAWNGATQKKRSRRVLNNISHKLTPTVSVQRDNKWQNIDSKYLVPGDLINLQPGDVLAADVKLVDGQLSTDESSITGEAKTVHKKINDAAFAGTTVVEGSGLAIVTATGSDSRSGKTINLINNSAAPGHLQQLLTKIIYYLCLLDGFLTLIIIVASFFKGGDIKNLVNMLPFLAMMFIASIPVAMPSTFALSNSFEATRLSKEGVLTADLTGIQDAANLNLILLDKTGTITENKTAVAQWTNFSQLDNKLVLELATAATDQRNKKIIDAAIDEYAVEQGLTVKTSDDFTPFTSGTGYSMANVDGYNVKLGSFKQLSLIDKTANDKVKEIDFGAGRSCALLINDQLAGVFILQDKVRSDSKAALAELKKRGVRPIMLTGDNQKTALAVAKQVDLTGDVISIHDFNENTDINQLAGIADVLPEDKLRMVKFFQKKGYIVGMTGDGVNDSPALKQAEVGIAVSNAADVAKRSGKMVLLTDGLSSIVKILDAGHRVYQRMTTWSLTKLARTAQLTMLLTFGYLFFNYIPMALNAMVIYTIMNNMVTMMIGTDRTHITYKPENWNIAKLAKIAFSLAFGWTVIGIIAVGYLNTHGFSHGTVSTMVYVYLVLSAMFILLITRTKRFFWQDYPSKAVGLTQIADVILTIILALFGIAMTKISWTNLLITFAIAIVAAVIVDLFYQPIMKNK; from the coding sequence ATGTCTGAAAAAATTACCGGCTTAAGTCAAGCCGAAGCAGATAAACTTCTTAAAGAAAAAGGGTTAAATGAGGTTCCAGAACCACAATTTAACTTTTTTAAAGAATTTTTATCTAAATTATGGAACCTATCCGCCTGGATTTTGGAAGCAGCCCTGCTTTTGGAATGTATTTTAGGAAAATGGATTCAATCATTATTTGTACTGTTAATGTTACTATTTGCGGCATGGAATGGTGCGACACAAAAGAAGCGTTCGCGGCGGGTGTTAAATAATATTTCCCACAAATTAACGCCAACTGTTTCCGTTCAACGCGACAATAAGTGGCAAAATATCGATTCCAAGTATCTTGTACCTGGCGACCTGATTAATTTGCAGCCGGGAGACGTTCTTGCGGCTGATGTCAAACTTGTTGATGGCCAACTTTCAACTGATGAAAGCTCAATCACCGGTGAAGCAAAAACAGTTCATAAGAAAATTAACGACGCAGCCTTTGCTGGGACAACTGTTGTTGAAGGGTCTGGCTTAGCCATTGTAACTGCAACTGGATCAGACTCTCGTTCAGGTAAGACCATTAACCTAATTAATAATTCTGCAGCTCCGGGACATTTACAACAGCTGTTAACCAAGATTATTTATTATCTTTGCTTACTAGACGGTTTCTTAACTCTAATTATCATCGTTGCTTCCTTCTTTAAGGGTGGCGATATTAAAAATTTGGTCAACATGCTACCGTTTTTAGCTATGATGTTCATTGCTTCAATTCCAGTGGCAATGCCATCAACTTTTGCTTTATCTAACTCATTTGAAGCAACTAGATTGAGCAAGGAAGGTGTTCTGACCGCCGATTTAACTGGTATTCAAGATGCAGCCAATCTGAACTTGATTTTACTGGATAAAACAGGAACAATCACTGAAAACAAGACTGCAGTTGCTCAATGGACTAATTTCAGCCAACTTGACAACAAGTTAGTGCTTGAACTGGCTACTGCTGCAACTGACCAACGAAATAAAAAAATCATCGATGCTGCAATCGATGAGTATGCTGTTGAACAAGGATTAACGGTTAAAACAAGTGATGACTTTACCCCCTTCACTTCTGGTACTGGGTATTCAATGGCTAACGTTGATGGTTATAACGTTAAGTTAGGTTCATTTAAGCAGCTTTCTCTAATTGATAAAACCGCTAATGACAAGGTAAAAGAAATTGACTTTGGTGCGGGACGTTCCTGTGCTCTACTAATCAATGACCAACTTGCTGGTGTCTTCATTTTGCAAGATAAGGTTCGGTCAGATTCTAAGGCTGCCTTAGCCGAATTGAAAAAGCGCGGCGTTCGCCCAATCATGTTAACCGGTGATAATCAAAAGACAGCTTTAGCAGTTGCTAAACAAGTTGATTTAACTGGTGACGTAATTTCAATTCATGATTTTAACGAAAATACCGATATTAATCAGCTAGCCGGCATTGCGGATGTCTTACCAGAAGATAAATTGCGCATGGTTAAGTTCTTCCAAAAGAAGGGCTATATCGTGGGTATGACCGGTGATGGCGTTAATGACTCACCCGCTCTAAAGCAAGCAGAAGTCGGCATTGCTGTATCTAACGCAGCAGACGTTGCTAAACGGTCTGGAAAGATGGTTTTACTAACTGATGGTTTGAGTTCAATTGTTAAGATTTTAGATGCTGGTCACCGTGTTTACCAAAGAATGACCACGTGGTCTTTAACTAAACTAGCAAGAACGGCTCAATTGACAATGCTACTAACATTTGGTTACCTCTTCTTCAATTATATTCCGATGGCGTTAAACGCAATGGTTATCTATACTATTATGAATAACATGGTAACCATGATGATCGGAACCGACCGCACTCATATTACTTATAAGCCAGAAAACTGGAATATCGCTAAGTTAGCTAAAATCGCCTTTTCACTTGCTTTTGGCTGGACAGTAATTGGGATTATCGCAGTTGGCTACCTAAATACCCACGGTTTTAGCCACGGTACAGTTTCAACGATGGTTTATGTTTACCTTGTATTGAGTGCAATGTTCATCCTGCTGATTACCAGAACCAAGCGTTTCTTCTGGCAGGATTATCCATCAAAAGCTGTTGGTTTAACCCAAATAGCGGATGTGATTTTAACAATTATCCTTGCCCTCTTTGGTATTGCAATGACTAAGATTAGTTGGACTAACCTGTTAATCACCTTTGCTATCGCAATCGTGGCAGCTGTGATAGTTGATTTATTCTATCAGCCAATTATGAAAAATAAATAA